In the genome of Mycobacterium kansasii ATCC 12478, one region contains:
- a CDS encoding ESX secretion-associated protein EspG, which produces MTGPLATGRAGLVDDVVGVEVTIDGMLVLADRLHLVDFPVALGIRPNIPQDDLREIVWDQVRRDLTAQGVLDHNGYPHPTVASMVDTLSRPDRTLEARWWRRDVGGVMVRFVVCRKDDRHVIAVRNGDLLVLQLVAPQVGLAGMVTAVLGTADPASVEPLTGIASELAECTTAAQLTRYGLAPTAARIYTEIVSNPDSWVEIVASQRHPGGTTTHTKAAAGVLDSAHGRVVSLPRIVSGELYGSFLPGTPQNLQLALDALVELLPAGSWLDHASDHTQASARG; this is translated from the coding sequence ATGACCGGTCCGCTCGCTACCGGCCGCGCGGGCCTCGTCGACGACGTCGTCGGCGTCGAGGTCACCATCGATGGCATGCTGGTACTCGCGGACCGGTTGCACCTGGTCGATTTCCCAGTGGCGCTGGGCATCCGGCCGAACATCCCGCAAGACGATCTGCGGGAAATCGTCTGGGACCAGGTGCGGCGTGACCTCACCGCGCAAGGCGTGTTGGACCACAACGGCTACCCGCATCCGACGGTCGCCTCGATGGTGGACACCCTGAGCCGGCCGGACCGCACCCTCGAAGCTCGCTGGTGGCGCCGCGATGTCGGCGGCGTCATGGTGCGATTTGTGGTGTGCCGCAAGGACGATCGCCATGTCATCGCGGTGCGCAACGGGGACCTGCTGGTGCTACAGCTGGTGGCTCCGCAGGTCGGCCTGGCTGGCATGGTGACCGCTGTGCTGGGTACGGCGGACCCCGCGAGCGTGGAACCGCTGACGGGCATCGCGAGCGAACTGGCCGAGTGCACCACCGCTGCTCAGCTGACCCGGTACGGCTTGGCGCCGACCGCGGCCCGCATCTACACCGAGATCGTGAGCAATCCGGACAGCTGGGTGGAAATCGTCGCGAGCCAACGCCATCCGGGGGGCACGACGACGCACACCAAGGCAGCCGCCGGTGTTCTCGACTCGGCGCACGGCAGGGTGGTCTCACTTCCCCGCATCGTCAGCGGTGAACTGTACGGCAGCTTTCTCCCGGGCACGCCGCAGAACCTGCAGCTCGCGTTGGACGCCCTGGTGGAGCTTCTCCCCGCGGGCTCCTGGTTAGATCACGCCTCGGATCACACCCAAGCCTCCGCCCGAGGCTGA
- a CDS encoding secretion protein EspH gives MDLPGNDYVSDDFDALDFTAGAAEESSLDALDEYAPSEPADTGADLDALHGLTEKEEESEIESFTVTNPQGSVSVTAMMGGIIQKITVTDKASRMTESGLAEEIFVIADLARQKARAAQHTFMMESMNELAGDGEEANALLREFVGMTLNLPTPEEAAAAEAEVFATRYEVDYTSRYNER, from the coding sequence GTGGACCTGCCCGGGAACGACTACGTCAGCGACGATTTCGACGCCCTGGATTTCACCGCCGGCGCCGCCGAGGAATCCTCACTCGACGCGCTCGATGAGTACGCGCCGTCCGAGCCGGCGGACACCGGAGCCGACCTGGACGCCCTGCACGGGCTGACCGAGAAGGAAGAAGAGTCCGAGATCGAATCGTTCACGGTGACCAACCCGCAGGGCAGCGTGTCGGTCACGGCGATGATGGGCGGCATCATCCAGAAGATCACGGTGACTGACAAAGCGTCGCGCATGACCGAATCAGGGCTTGCCGAGGAGATCTTCGTCATCGCCGACCTGGCCCGGCAGAAGGCCCGGGCAGCCCAGCACACCTTCATGATGGAGAGCATGAATGAATTGGCGGGCGACGGAGAGGAGGCGAATGCCCTGCTTCGCGAGTTCGTGGGGATGACGCTGAATTTGCCGACACCCGAAGAAGCCGCCGCGGCCGAAGCCGAGGTGTTCGCCACTCGCTATGAGGTCGATTACACCTCTCGGTACAACGAACGGTGA
- the eccA gene encoding type VII secretion AAA-ATPase EccA: protein MTDRLAGLFESAVGMLPLSEARSLDLFTEITIDDESACDAWVGRIRCGDLDRVTLFRAWYSRRNFGRLAGSAQISMSTLGARVPIGGLYGDITYPVASPLAITMGFAASEAAQGNYADAMEAIEASAVAGSEHLVSWLKAVIYGAAERWTDVIDEVKSGAKWPDKFLAGAAGVAHGVAAANLGLFTEAERRLTEANDSPAGEACARAIAWYLAMARRSQGNEDAAVALLEWLQTTHPDPKVSAALKDSSYRLKTTTAEQIASRADPWDPGSVVTDNTGRERLLAEAQAELDRQIGLTRVKAQIERYRAATMMARVRAAKGMKVAQPSKHMIFTGPPGTGKTTIARVVANILAGLGVIAEPKLVETSRKDFVAEYEGQSAVKTAKTIDQALGGVLFIDEAYALVQERDGRTDPFGQEAMDTLLARMENDRDRLVVIIAGYSSDIDRLLETNEGLRSRFATRIEFDTYSPEELLEIAKVIANANDSTLSAEAADEFLRAAKMLHERTLRGRPALDIAGNGRYARQLVEAAEQYRDMRLAQGIDIESLDVDRLQEINGADMAEAIASVHAHLNMRE, encoded by the coding sequence ATGACTGATCGCCTGGCCGGTCTGTTCGAAAGTGCCGTCGGCATGCTGCCGTTGTCAGAGGCACGGTCGCTGGACCTGTTCACCGAAATCACCATTGACGACGAGTCGGCGTGCGACGCGTGGGTCGGCCGGATCAGATGCGGTGACCTGGACCGGGTAACACTGTTCCGGGCCTGGTATTCACGCCGGAACTTCGGCCGATTGGCGGGTTCGGCGCAGATCTCGATGAGCACCCTGGGCGCCAGAGTGCCCATCGGCGGCCTGTACGGAGATATCACCTACCCCGTCGCATCGCCACTGGCCATCACCATGGGTTTCGCCGCATCCGAAGCGGCCCAAGGCAATTACGCCGACGCCATGGAGGCCATCGAGGCCAGCGCCGTCGCCGGGTCCGAACATCTGGTGTCATGGCTCAAAGCCGTGATCTACGGCGCCGCCGAGCGGTGGACCGATGTGATCGACGAAGTCAAAAGCGGCGCCAAATGGCCGGACAAGTTCTTGGCCGGGGCCGCCGGGGTGGCGCACGGTGTGGCTGCGGCGAACCTGGGCTTGTTCACCGAAGCCGAACGCCGCCTCACCGAAGCCAACGACTCGCCGGCCGGTGAAGCATGCGCACGCGCCATCGCCTGGTATCTGGCCATGGCACGTCGCTCCCAGGGCAACGAAGACGCCGCGGTGGCGCTGCTGGAATGGTTGCAGACAACCCATCCGGATCCGAAAGTGTCAGCGGCGCTGAAGGATTCATCGTATCGTTTGAAGACGACGACGGCCGAGCAGATCGCCTCCCGCGCCGACCCGTGGGATCCGGGCAGCGTAGTGACCGACAACACCGGCCGCGAGCGGCTGCTGGCCGAAGCCCAGGCCGAGCTGGACCGCCAAATCGGACTCACCCGCGTCAAGGCCCAGATCGAGCGGTACCGCGCGGCGACCATGATGGCCCGGGTTCGGGCCGCCAAGGGGATGAAGGTCGCCCAGCCCAGCAAGCACATGATCTTCACCGGGCCGCCCGGTACCGGCAAGACCACGATCGCCCGGGTGGTGGCCAACATTCTGGCCGGTTTGGGCGTGATCGCCGAACCCAAGCTAGTCGAGACTTCGCGCAAGGACTTCGTCGCCGAATACGAAGGGCAGTCCGCAGTCAAGACCGCCAAGACGATCGATCAGGCCCTGGGCGGCGTGCTGTTCATCGACGAGGCCTACGCACTGGTGCAGGAGCGGGATGGGCGCACCGACCCGTTCGGGCAGGAGGCGATGGACACGCTGCTGGCCCGCATGGAAAACGACCGGGACCGGCTGGTGGTGATCATCGCCGGTTATAGTTCGGACATCGACCGGCTGCTGGAAACAAACGAGGGCCTGCGGTCCCGCTTCGCCACCCGCATCGAGTTCGACACCTACAGCCCCGAAGAGCTCCTGGAGATCGCGAAAGTCATTGCCAATGCCAATGATTCGACGCTGAGCGCCGAAGCCGCCGACGAGTTCCTGCGGGCCGCCAAAATGCTGCACGAGCGGACGTTGCGCGGCCGCCCAGCCCTCGACATCGCCGGGAACGGCCGCTACGCACGGCAATTGGTCGAAGCCGCCGAGCAATACCGGGACATGCGTCTGGCGCAGGGCATCGACATCGAATCTCTGGATGTGGACCGGCTGCAAGAGATCAACGGCGCAGACATGGCCGAGGCGATCGCCTCTGTGCATGCGCACCTCAACATGAGAGAGTGA
- the eccB gene encoding type VII secretion protein EccB gives MGLRLTTKVQVSGWRFLLRRLEHAIVRRDTRMFDDPLQFYSRSVGLGIVIAVLILLGAGLLAFFKPQGKLGASSLLTDRATNQLYVIVSGQLHPVYNLTSARLVLGNPASPATVKSSELSRMPLGQTIGIPGAPYATPVSGDTTSTWTLCDTVVRPGAASAAVQTSVLVMPLLIDSSINPIEANEATLATYQGQTWIVTAKGRHSIDLSDRALTSAMGIPVTAQPVPMSEGMFNALPAMGAWQLPPIPGAGTPNTLGLPDDLVIGSVFQIHTDKGPQYYVVLPDGIAAVNATTAAALRATQSHGLVAPPAVVPSLVVRIPERVYDSPLPAEQLKIMSRPDEPTLCWMWERRAGDQSPKTTVLSGRHLPIPPPAMNSGIKQIQGTATVYIDGGKFVQLQSPDPRYGESMYYIDPEGVRYGVPNADSAKALGLGSPKTAPWEVVRLLVDGPVLSKDAALLEHETLPADPSPRKVPAGTPGAP, from the coding sequence ATGGGGCTTCGCCTCACCACCAAGGTTCAGGTCAGCGGCTGGCGCTTCCTGCTTCGCCGCCTCGAGCACGCCATCGTGCGGCGCGACACCCGCATGTTCGACGACCCGCTGCAGTTCTACAGCCGTTCGGTCGGGCTCGGCATCGTCATCGCGGTCTTGATCCTGCTCGGGGCTGGGCTGCTGGCCTTCTTCAAACCCCAGGGAAAGCTCGGCGCCAGCAGCCTTCTCACCGACCGGGCGACCAACCAGCTGTATGTGATCGTGTCGGGACAGTTGCACCCCGTCTACAACCTGACCTCGGCGCGGCTGGTGCTGGGCAACCCGGCCAGCCCCGCCACCGTGAAGTCCTCGGAACTGAGCCGGATGCCGTTGGGTCAGACCATCGGGATCCCCGGCGCCCCTTACGCCACACCGGTTTCCGGGGACACCACCTCGACGTGGACCCTGTGCGACACCGTCGTCCGGCCCGGCGCCGCCTCCGCCGCGGTTCAGACGTCGGTCCTGGTGATGCCGTTGCTGATCGATTCGTCGATAAACCCGATCGAGGCCAACGAGGCAACGCTGGCTACCTACCAGGGTCAAACCTGGATCGTCACCGCCAAGGGTCGCCACTCGATCGACCTCAGCGACCGGGCCCTCACCTCCGCCATGGGGATCCCCGTCACCGCCCAGCCGGTCCCGATGTCGGAGGGCATGTTCAATGCCCTGCCCGCGATGGGCGCCTGGCAGCTGCCGCCCATACCCGGCGCGGGAACACCGAATACCCTTGGGCTACCGGATGATCTGGTGATCGGCTCGGTATTTCAGATCCACACCGACAAAGGGCCGCAATACTACGTGGTGCTGCCCGACGGCATCGCCGCGGTGAACGCGACAACGGCGGCCGCGCTGCGTGCGACCCAGTCGCACGGACTCGTGGCACCGCCGGCGGTCGTGCCGAGCCTGGTCGTGCGCATTCCCGAACGCGTTTACGACTCACCGCTGCCCGCCGAGCAGCTCAAGATCATGTCCCGGCCGGACGAACCCACCCTGTGCTGGATGTGGGAACGCCGAGCCGGAGATCAGTCGCCGAAGACGACGGTGCTGTCCGGACGGCATCTGCCGATCCCGCCGCCGGCCATGAACAGCGGTATCAAGCAGATCCAGGGCACCGCAACGGTGTACATCGACGGTGGCAAGTTCGTCCAGTTGCAGTCCCCGGATCCCCGCTACGGCGAATCGATGTATTACATCGACCCGGAGGGGGTGCGGTACGGGGTCCCCAACGCCGATTCCGCCAAGGCACTGGGCCTGGGTTCCCCGAAAACCGCTCCCTGGGAGGTGGTTCGGCTGCTGGTTGACGGGCCGGTGCTGTCCAAAGACGCTGCCCTGTTGGAGCACGAAACGCTTCCCGCCGATCCGAGTCCACGAAAAGTTCCCGCCGGAACACCCGGAGCCCCCTGA
- the eccCa gene encoding type VII secretion protein EccCa — protein MTTKKFTPTITRGPRLTPGEISLTPPDDLGIDIPPSGVQKVLPYVMGGAMLGMIAIMFAGGRQLSPYMLMMPLMMIVMMVGSLAGGSGGGGKKVPEINADRKEYLRYLAGLRGRVTSSATSQVAFFGYHAPHPDDLLSLVGTQRQWSRPANSDFYAATRIGIGDQPAVDRLLKPAVGGELAATSAAPQPYLEPVSHMWVVKFLRTHGLIHDCPKLLQLRTFPTIAIGGARPGADRLLTAMICHLAVFHPPDLLQIRVLTDDPEDPDWSWLKWLPHVQHQTDTDAAGPVRMIYTRPDGLADLAARGPHAPDTLPTGPYVVVVDLTGGKAGFPPDGRAGVTVLTLGNHRGSAYRIRVAEDGTADDRLPGQQFRLVTSVADSMSPQEAARLARKLAGWSITGTILDKTSRVQKKVATEWHQLVGAKTVEEITPSRWRMYTDTDRDRLKIPFGHELKTGNVMYLDIKEGAEFGGGPHGMLIGTTGSGKSEFLRTLILSLVAMTHPDQVNLLLTDFKGGSTFLGMEKLPHTAAVITNMAEEAELVSRMGEVLTGELDRRQSILRQAGIKVGASGALSGVAEYEKYRERGADLPPLPTLFVVVDEFAELLQSHPDFIGLFDRICRVGRSLRVHLLLATQSLQTGGVRIDKLEPNLTYRIALRTTSSHESKAVIGTPEAVYITNKESGVGFLRVGMEDPVKFSTFYISGPYVPPAGVDANGDGSKAGPQIPKQALRIRPFTAAPMLEEALTS, from the coding sequence ATGACGACGAAGAAATTTACCCCGACCATCACTCGCGGCCCGCGGCTGACCCCGGGCGAGATCAGCCTCACGCCGCCCGACGATCTCGGTATCGACATTCCGCCCTCGGGCGTGCAGAAGGTGCTGCCCTACGTGATGGGTGGCGCCATGCTCGGCATGATCGCGATCATGTTCGCCGGCGGTAGGCAGCTGTCGCCCTACATGCTGATGATGCCGCTGATGATGATCGTGATGATGGTCGGCTCCCTGGCCGGGGGTTCCGGCGGCGGTGGCAAGAAGGTGCCGGAAATCAACGCCGACCGCAAGGAATATCTGCGTTACCTGGCCGGGCTCCGCGGTCGGGTGACGTCCTCGGCCACCTCACAGGTGGCGTTCTTCGGCTACCACGCCCCGCATCCCGACGATCTGCTGTCGCTCGTCGGCACCCAGCGGCAGTGGTCGCGGCCGGCGAACAGCGACTTCTACGCGGCCACCCGGATCGGCATCGGCGACCAGCCGGCGGTGGATCGATTGCTGAAACCGGCCGTCGGCGGCGAATTGGCCGCGACCTCCGCGGCACCGCAACCGTATCTCGAGCCGGTCAGCCACATGTGGGTGGTCAAGTTCCTGCGCACCCATGGGCTGATCCACGACTGCCCGAAACTGCTGCAGTTGCGCACCTTTCCCACGATCGCGATCGGCGGTGCGCGGCCGGGCGCCGACCGGCTGCTGACGGCCATGATCTGCCATCTGGCGGTGTTCCATCCGCCGGACCTATTGCAGATCCGGGTCCTCACCGACGATCCGGAGGACCCCGATTGGTCCTGGCTCAAATGGTTGCCGCACGTTCAGCATCAGACGGATACCGACGCCGCCGGGCCGGTCCGGATGATCTACACGCGCCCGGATGGTCTGGCCGACCTGGCCGCGCGCGGGCCGCACGCTCCCGACACGCTTCCTACCGGCCCCTATGTCGTCGTCGTGGACCTCACCGGCGGCAAGGCCGGTTTCCCGCCCGACGGCCGGGCCGGTGTCACGGTGCTCACCCTGGGCAACCACCGCGGCTCGGCTTACCGCATCCGGGTCGCCGAGGACGGGACCGCTGACGACCGGCTGCCGGGCCAGCAGTTTCGCCTGGTGACCTCGGTCGCCGACAGCATGTCACCGCAGGAAGCGGCCCGTCTTGCCCGCAAGCTGGCCGGCTGGTCGATCACGGGCACGATCCTGGACAAGACGTCACGCGTCCAGAAGAAGGTCGCAACCGAATGGCATCAACTGGTGGGCGCCAAGACCGTCGAGGAGATCACCCCCTCCCGCTGGCGGATGTACACCGACACCGACCGTGATCGACTCAAGATTCCCTTCGGCCACGAACTCAAGACCGGCAACGTCATGTACCTGGATATCAAGGAGGGTGCGGAGTTCGGCGGCGGGCCGCACGGGATGCTGATCGGCACCACAGGGTCCGGGAAATCCGAATTTCTGCGGACGCTGATCCTGTCGTTGGTGGCCATGACCCACCCGGATCAGGTCAACCTGCTGCTCACCGACTTCAAAGGCGGCTCGACATTCCTGGGAATGGAAAAGCTTCCGCACACCGCCGCCGTCATCACCAACATGGCCGAGGAAGCCGAGCTGGTGAGCCGGATGGGCGAGGTGTTGACCGGCGAACTGGACCGCCGCCAGTCGATTCTGCGCCAGGCCGGGATAAAGGTCGGCGCGTCCGGCGCCCTTTCCGGAGTCGCCGAGTACGAGAAATACCGGGAACGCGGGGCCGATCTTCCACCATTGCCAACACTTTTCGTGGTCGTGGACGAGTTCGCCGAGCTGCTGCAAAGTCATCCCGACTTCATCGGCCTGTTCGACAGGATCTGCCGGGTGGGCCGATCGCTGCGGGTGCACCTGCTGCTGGCCACCCAGTCGCTGCAGACCGGCGGTGTTCGCATCGACAAGCTGGAACCCAACCTGACCTACCGAATCGCGTTGCGCACCACCAGCTCTCATGAGTCCAAGGCGGTGATCGGGACTCCGGAAGCGGTCTACATCACCAACAAAGAGAGCGGTGTCGGGTTCCTGCGGGTGGGCATGGAAGACCCCGTCAAGTTCAGCACCTTCTATATCAGCGGGCCGTATGTTCCGCCGGCGGGGGTCGACGCCAATGGCGACGGCAGCAAGGCCGGTCCGCAGATTCCCAAGCAGGCCTTGCGAATCCGACCGTTCACCGCGGCCCCGATGCTCGAGGAGGCCTTGACGTCGTGA
- the eccCb gene encoding type VII secretion protein EccCb, whose protein sequence is MTNTETRTLREVILDQLSTAESRAYKMWLPPLTDPTPLDELVARDRRQPLRFALGIMDEPRRHLQDVWGVDVSGAGGNIGIGGAPQTGKSTLLQTLVMSAAATHSPRNVQFYCIDLGGGGLIYLENLPHVGGVASRSEPDKVNRVVAEMQSVLRQRETTFKEHRVGSIAMYRQLRDDPNQPVAADPYGDVFLIIDGWPAFVSEFPDLELQVQDLAAQGLSFGVHVIISTPRWTELKSRVRDYLGTKIEFRLGDVNETQIDRIAREIPANRPGRAVSMEKHHLMIGAPRLDGVHSTENLVEAMTAGVAQIAAQHTDQAPPVRVLPERIHLYELDPNPPGPESDYRTRWEIPIGLRETDLSVAHAHMHSNPHLLIFGAAKSGKTTIAHAIARAICARNSPDQVRFMLADYRSGLLDAVPDSHLLSAGAINRNSASLDEAVKALAVNLKKRLPPTDLTTAQLRSRSWWSGFDVVLLVDDWHMIVGAAGGMPPMAPLAPLLPAATDIGLHIIVTCQMSQAYKATMDKFVGAAFGSGAPTMFLSGEKQEFPSSEFKVKRRPPGQAFLVSPEGKEVIQAPYIEPPEEVFAAPPTPG, encoded by the coding sequence GTGACCAATACCGAGACACGCACGTTGCGCGAGGTCATCCTGGACCAACTCAGCACCGCCGAGTCGCGGGCGTACAAGATGTGGCTGCCACCGCTGACCGATCCCACACCGCTCGACGAGCTGGTCGCCCGCGACCGGCGCCAACCGCTGCGCTTCGCCCTGGGTATCATGGACGAACCGCGCCGCCACCTCCAGGACGTCTGGGGAGTCGACGTATCCGGCGCCGGCGGGAACATCGGTATCGGCGGCGCACCGCAGACCGGGAAGTCCACCTTGCTGCAGACGCTGGTGATGTCGGCGGCTGCCACCCACTCACCGCGCAATGTCCAGTTCTATTGCATCGACCTCGGCGGCGGCGGTCTGATCTATCTGGAAAACCTGCCGCACGTCGGCGGGGTGGCCAGCCGCTCCGAGCCCGACAAGGTCAACCGCGTGGTCGCCGAGATGCAATCCGTGCTGCGGCAACGAGAAACCACCTTCAAGGAACACCGGGTGGGCTCTATCGCCATGTACCGGCAGCTGCGTGACGATCCGAACCAGCCCGTCGCGGCCGACCCTTATGGTGACGTATTTCTGATCATCGACGGGTGGCCGGCCTTCGTCAGCGAGTTTCCCGACCTTGAATTGCAGGTCCAGGACCTGGCGGCACAGGGGCTGTCGTTCGGTGTGCACGTGATCATCTCGACGCCGCGGTGGACGGAGCTGAAGTCACGGGTCCGTGACTACCTGGGCACCAAGATCGAGTTCCGACTCGGCGACGTCAACGAAACCCAAATCGACCGGATTGCCCGGGAGATCCCGGCGAATCGTCCGGGCCGGGCAGTGTCGATGGAAAAGCACCACTTGATGATCGGGGCGCCCAGGTTGGATGGGGTGCACAGCACCGAGAACCTGGTGGAGGCGATGACCGCGGGGGTCGCGCAGATCGCGGCCCAGCACACCGACCAGGCGCCGCCGGTCCGGGTCCTGCCCGAGCGGATTCACCTGTACGAGCTCGACCCGAACCCGCCCGGGCCGGAGTCCGATTACCGCACTCGCTGGGAGATCCCGATCGGGTTGCGCGAGACGGACCTGTCGGTGGCACACGCGCACATGCATTCGAACCCGCACCTGTTGATCTTCGGTGCGGCCAAGTCCGGCAAGACCACCATTGCCCACGCCATCGCCCGGGCTATCTGTGCCCGCAACAGTCCCGATCAGGTGCGATTCATGCTCGCGGACTACCGCTCGGGCCTGCTTGACGCGGTGCCCGACAGCCACCTACTGTCCGCCGGTGCGATCAACCGCAACAGCGCAAGCCTGGACGAGGCGGTCAAGGCCCTGGCAGTCAACTTGAAGAAGCGGCTGCCGCCCACCGACCTGACGACGGCACAATTGCGCTCGCGTTCGTGGTGGAGCGGATTCGATGTCGTGCTCCTGGTCGATGATTGGCACATGATTGTGGGTGCCGCCGGCGGCATGCCCCCAATGGCACCACTGGCACCGTTATTGCCGGCTGCGACAGATATCGGGCTGCACATCATTGTGACCTGCCAGATGAGCCAGGCATACAAGGCGACCATGGACAAGTTCGTGGGCGCAGCATTCGGGTCGGGCGCCCCCACAATGTTCCTTTCGGGCGAGAAGCAGGAATTCCCGTCGAGCGAGTTCAAGGTCAAGCGGAGGCCCCCTGGCCAGGCATTTCTGGTCTCACCGGAAGGCAAAGAGGTCATCCAGGCCCCCTACATCGAGCCTCCAGAAGAAGTGTTCGCAGCACCCCCAACCCCCGGTTAA
- a CDS encoding PE domain-containing protein yields MEEMSHAAAAADIGGQVSDNALGGVAAGATAVTSVTGLVPAGADEVSAQAAAAFASAGAQMLASNSSAQAELQRAGDAVQDIARTYSQVDDGAAGVVA; encoded by the coding sequence ATGGAAGAAATGTCACACGCCGCCGCCGCAGCCGACATTGGCGGGCAAGTGAGCGATAACGCGCTCGGTGGTGTGGCAGCTGGTGCGACGGCGGTGACGTCGGTGACCGGGCTGGTGCCCGCAGGTGCCGACGAGGTCTCGGCCCAGGCGGCCGCGGCATTCGCCTCCGCGGGCGCGCAGATGCTGGCTTCCAACAGCTCGGCCCAAGCCGAACTGCAACGGGCCGGAGACGCGGTCCAGGACATCGCCCGAACATATTCGCAAGTCGACGACGGCGCCGCCGGCGTCGTCGCCTGA
- a CDS encoding PPE family protein has protein sequence MWWHAMPPELNTARLMAGAGPAPMLAAATGWAAFAAALDAQAVELTARLNSLGEAWTGGGSDKAIAAALPMVTWLQTASTQAKTRGLQATAQAAAYTQAMATTPSLVEIAANHITTAILMATNFFGINTVPIAFNEMDYFIRMWTQAALAMDVYQAETLANTLFEKLEPMTAILDPSMSGQSLAASPVFDMASQVTGVPASQLQQTATQLAEASGPMQQLTQPMQQMTSMFSQTGGMAGSNPADDEALQMGLVGTSPLSNHPLAGGSGASMGAGLLRGEALPGAGGTLTRTPLMSELLDKPVGPAVQPAAAAGSSATSGAAPVGAGAMGQGAQAGGSSRPGLAAPATLTQERNDADEDDWDDEDDW, from the coding sequence ATGTGGTGGCACGCAATGCCGCCGGAGCTGAACACCGCGCGGCTGATGGCCGGCGCGGGCCCGGCTCCGATGCTGGCCGCAGCCACGGGCTGGGCGGCGTTCGCGGCCGCCCTGGACGCTCAGGCCGTCGAATTGACTGCTCGCTTGAACTCGCTGGGTGAAGCGTGGACCGGCGGAGGCAGCGACAAGGCCATCGCGGCTGCCCTGCCGATGGTGACCTGGCTGCAGACAGCCTCAACGCAGGCCAAGACGCGGGGCCTGCAGGCCACGGCGCAGGCGGCCGCGTACACGCAGGCGATGGCCACCACGCCGTCGCTGGTCGAGATCGCGGCAAACCACATCACCACCGCGATTCTGATGGCGACCAATTTCTTCGGCATCAACACCGTGCCCATCGCCTTCAACGAGATGGACTACTTCATCCGCATGTGGACTCAGGCCGCCCTGGCGATGGACGTCTACCAGGCCGAAACCCTGGCTAACACGCTCTTCGAAAAGCTCGAGCCGATGACCGCGATCCTCGACCCGAGCATGAGCGGCCAGAGCCTGGCGGCGAGTCCGGTCTTCGACATGGCGTCACAGGTCACCGGCGTACCGGCCAGCCAGCTGCAGCAGACGGCCACGCAGCTCGCCGAGGCGAGCGGGCCCATGCAGCAGCTGACCCAGCCGATGCAACAGATGACGTCGATGTTCAGCCAGACCGGCGGCATGGCCGGCAGCAATCCGGCCGACGACGAGGCTCTGCAGATGGGCCTGGTCGGCACCAGTCCGCTGTCCAACCACCCGCTGGCGGGCGGATCCGGTGCCAGTATGGGTGCGGGTTTGCTGCGCGGGGAGGCGCTGCCGGGCGCCGGCGGGACGTTGACCCGCACCCCGCTCATGAGCGAGCTGCTCGACAAGCCTGTCGGCCCGGCCGTGCAACCGGCCGCCGCTGCAGGATCGTCGGCGACCAGCGGAGCGGCCCCGGTCGGTGCCGGCGCGATGGGACAGGGAGCACAAGCCGGCGGTTCTTCCCGACCTGGGCTGGCCGCACCGGCCACGCTCACCCAGGAGCGCAACGACGCAGACGAAGACGACTGGGACGATGAGGACGACTGGTGA
- the esxB gene encoding type VII secretion system ESX-1 WXG100 family target CFP-10 codes for MAEMKTDAATLAQEAGNFERISGDLKTQIDQVESTAASLQAQWRGAAGTAAQAAVVRFQEAANKQKAELEEISTNIRQAGVQYSKADEEQQQALSSQMGF; via the coding sequence ATGGCAGAGATGAAGACCGATGCCGCTACCCTCGCGCAGGAGGCAGGTAACTTCGAGCGGATCTCCGGTGACCTGAAGACCCAGATCGACCAGGTCGAGTCAACCGCTGCTTCGCTGCAGGCCCAATGGCGTGGTGCGGCGGGCACGGCGGCCCAGGCCGCGGTGGTGCGCTTCCAAGAGGCGGCCAACAAACAAAAGGCCGAGCTCGAGGAAATTTCGACGAACATTCGTCAGGCCGGCGTCCAATACTCGAAGGCCGACGAGGAGCAGCAGCAGGCGCTGTCCTCACAAATGGGCTTCTGA
- the esxA gene encoding type VII secretion system ESX-1 WXG100 family target ESAT-6 — MTEQQWNFAGIEAAASAIQGNVTSIHSLLDEGKQSLTKLAAAWGGSGSEAYQGVQQKWDATAQELNNALQNLSRTISEAGQAMASTEGNVTGMFA; from the coding sequence ATGACAGAGCAGCAGTGGAATTTCGCGGGCATCGAGGCCGCGGCCAGCGCAATTCAGGGGAATGTCACCAGCATTCATTCCCTTCTCGACGAGGGCAAGCAGTCTTTGACCAAACTGGCTGCGGCCTGGGGCGGTAGCGGTTCGGAGGCCTACCAGGGTGTCCAGCAGAAGTGGGACGCCACCGCTCAGGAGCTGAACAACGCGCTGCAGAACCTCTCGCGCACGATCAGCGAAGCCGGTCAGGCCATGGCCTCGACCGAGGGCAACGTGACGGGGATGTTCGCATAG